From one Sphingobacteriaceae bacterium genomic stretch:
- the efp gene encoding elongation factor P: MVSTNDFRNGTVFVLDGAVHVVLEAEHVKQARGSAFVRAKIRNVETGAVVSRTFRAGERLPSARIDTRPMQYLYSADGQYHFMDTETYDQISLSADVLGEGVNFLKENTVVEIAMVDGRVIGAQLPTSVELEVVETAPGVRGDTVSGGSKPAKLETGAVVQVPLFVEQGEVIRVDTRTGEYIERV; this comes from the coding sequence ATGGTTTCCACCAATGATTTTCGCAACGGCACCGTCTTCGTCTTGGACGGGGCCGTCCATGTGGTGCTGGAAGCCGAGCACGTCAAGCAGGCCCGCGGCTCCGCCTTCGTCCGGGCCAAGATCCGCAACGTGGAAACGGGCGCCGTGGTCAGCCGGACTTTCCGGGCCGGTGAGCGGCTGCCCAGCGCCCGCATCGACACCAGGCCCATGCAGTACCTGTACAGCGCCGACGGCCAATACCACTTCATGGATACGGAAACTTACGATCAGATCAGCCTGTCGGCCGACGTCCTGGGCGAGGGCGTCAACTTCCTGAAGGAAAACACCGTAGTGGAAATCGCCATGGTGGACGGCCGGGTCATCGGCGCCCAACTGCCCACTTCCGTGGAACTGGAAGTGGTGGAGACGGCCCCCGGCGTCAGGGGCGACACCGTCAGCGGCGGCTCCAAGCCGGCCAAATTGGAGACGGGCGCCGTAGTCCAGGTGCCCCTTTTCGTCGAGCAAGGCGAGGTCATCCGCGTAGACACCCGGACCGGAGAATACATCGAACGGGTTTGA
- a CDS encoding zinc-binding dehydrogenase — protein sequence MRALGLTDAANPQIQFVDIPVPAVAAHEVLVQVLAVAVGPHDRRYLPQQASYPLALGASGAGVIAAVGDEVQGLAEGDAVLFTNTPMTKGGAWAEYAVVPADRVAPKPDGLDFVDAAVVAAAGPQAMAGLEHLSLEPGKPVLVTDAAGAAGMLALQIAGEKRCWVLAVAPRKFQNFVRSLGAQAVFSPDNPRWQLQAREFALGGIPGALALAPGSSGLCLQALRDGGTLVVYDDDRPAPERGINIVAIHREAVDARHLAQLAEDVARQRLLVAVDRVFPWDRALEALARAESGEGRGPVVLTLQE from the coding sequence ATGCGCGCCCTTGGTTTGACCGACGCCGCCAACCCCCAAATACAGTTTGTCGATATCCCCGTCCCCGCAGTGGCGGCCCACGAAGTGCTGGTGCAGGTCCTGGCCGTGGCCGTGGGTCCCCACGATCGCCGGTACTTGCCCCAACAGGCCTCCTACCCCTTGGCCTTGGGGGCGTCGGGCGCCGGCGTCATCGCGGCCGTAGGCGATGAAGTGCAAGGCTTGGCCGAGGGCGATGCCGTCCTCTTCACCAATACCCCCATGACCAAGGGCGGCGCTTGGGCCGAATATGCCGTAGTGCCGGCGGACCGGGTGGCACCGAAACCCGACGGGCTGGATTTCGTGGACGCCGCCGTAGTGGCCGCCGCCGGCCCGCAGGCCATGGCGGGGCTGGAACATTTGTCCCTGGAGCCCGGCAAGCCGGTGCTGGTCACCGACGCCGCCGGCGCCGCCGGCATGCTGGCGCTGCAGATCGCCGGCGAGAAGCGGTGCTGGGTGCTGGCGGTGGCGCCGCGGAAGTTCCAAAATTTTGTCCGCTCCCTGGGAGCCCAGGCGGTGTTCAGCCCCGACAACCCCCGCTGGCAACTCCAGGCCCGGGAGTTTGCCCTGGGGGGCATCCCCGGCGCCCTGGCCCTGGCGCCCGGCAGCAGCGGCCTGTGCCTCCAGGCCCTGCGGGACGGCGGCACTTTGGTCGTTTACGATGACGACCGGCCGGCCCCGGAGCGGGGCATCAACATTGTGGCCATCCACCGGGAAGCCGTGGACGCCCGGCACCTGGCCCAACTGGCGGAAGATGTGGCCCGCCAGCGCCTCCTGGTGGCCGTGGACCGGGTCTTCCCCTGGGACCGGGCCCTGGAAGCCCTGGCCCGGGCCGAATCGGGCGAGGGCCGGGGCCCCGTGGTGCTGACCCTCCAGGAATAG